One stretch of Pieris brassicae chromosome 8, ilPieBrab1.1, whole genome shotgun sequence DNA includes these proteins:
- the LOC123713733 gene encoding allergen Tha p 1-like, with product MKIILLLTVVGAALSQAIDYYTIADNNLDMEAVVNDPEKLKAMTDCFLDRGDCDPVALSIKFIVAESIARACDRCTDIQKHLGRVYVSGLFWKRPLDYRNFARLYDPEGNYLENFMKAVADY from the exons ATGAAAATCATTCTGCTGTTAACGGTTGTGGGCGCTGCATTATCTCAAGCGATAGATTACTATACGATAGCAGATAATAATCTGGATATGGAGGCGGTGGTAAACGATCCAGAAAAGCTCAAAGCCATGACTGACTGCTTCTTGGATAGAGGCGACTGTGATCCTGTAGCTCTGAGTATCAAAT ttatcgTTGCTGAATCCATCGCTCGCGCTTGCGACCGTTGTACCGACATCCAGAAGCATTTGGGACGCGTCTACGTGAGCGGTCTCTTCTGGAAACGACCACTGGACTACAGAAACTTTGCGAGGTTATATGACCCTGAAGGAAACTACTTGGAAAATTTCATGAAGGCTGTTGCGGATTATTGA
- the LOC123713737 gene encoding ejaculatory bulb-specific protein 3-like: MKLIIILSALVAIIVAEDIVYFTTDNDYLDIDTAMENPTLVKGFIDCFVDRAPCDPLSQSYKKNMPEAVPTACHRCNDPQKHLWNRFLISLKVYYPQYYWDFEKKYDPNHIYLPVLEKAVAEY; encoded by the exons ATGAAACTCATCATCATCCTTTCCGCCCTTGTGGCGATCATCGTAGCAGAGGATATCGTGTACTTTACCACGGACAATGATTATTTGGACATCGATACAGCGATGGAGAATCCAACACTGGTCAAAGGATTTATTGATTGCTTCGTTGACCGTGCTCCATGTGACCCTCTGAGTCAGTCGTACAAAA aaaacatGCCGGAAGCGGTCCCCACAGCCTGCCACAGATGCAATGACCCCCAGAAGCATTTGTGGAACCGTTTCCTGATTTCTCTAAAGGTGTACTATCCTCAGTACTACTGGGACTTCGAGAAGAAGTACGATCCTAACCACATTTACTTGCCTGTTTTGGAAAAGGCTGTGGCTGAATactga
- the LOC123713728 gene encoding ejaculatory bulb-specific protein 3-like, with protein sequence MYFFFQIKMKVIIIITALMAITLAEDIVYFTTGNDNLDVEEVMKHPEQIKAFVDCFVDRAPCDPLSLSYKENMPEAVTTACHRCNDAQKHLWSGFLSGLKKNYPKHYEAFQQKYDPKKLYFAALEKAVEGH encoded by the exons atgtatttcttttttcagATTAAAATGAAGGTTATAATTATCATCACCGCACTAATGGCGATAACCCTCGCCGAGGATATCGTATACTTCACCACGGGAAATGATAACCTCGACGTGGAAGAGGTGATGAAACACCCAGAACAGATAAAGGCGTTCGTTGACTGTTTCGTGGATAGGGCTCCATGTGATCCTCTTAGTCTGTCATATAAAG AAAACATGCCTGAAGCTGTAACTACCGCATGCCACAGATGCAACGACGCCCAAAAACACTTGTGGTCTGGGTTCTTATCGGGTCTTAAGAAAAACTACCCGAAGCACTACGAGGCCTTCCAGCAGAAATACGACCCGAAGAAACTTTATTTTGCTGCTTTGGAAAAGGCTGTTGAAGGACACTAA